One Bombus pyrosoma isolate SC7728 linkage group LG7, ASM1482585v1, whole genome shotgun sequence genomic window carries:
- the LOC122569772 gene encoding serine/threonine-protein kinase phg2-like isoform X7 codes for MRHVVAKSDPGFATGITLQRLFSDSCASLRNCSCSITIIFLLRATMIVDHRARGVAAIVITRDERDGESSDRCTWKFNKTSDLDTLLCRQDLDRLQKLDEDDPEKEPRESSVQMEDFFEVGGPVCRPQASFVSSRSQPAGNDDDVFLRPPLWEDITSSIQKLDPENADMLGSQSHVKMETDDVSSPVLSPVEIKTEPLPPPPTLHLLEGPASNSVSGYANGHPNPPTGPQVVHHRTAPAAFKTFPPNNNNNNNNNNNNSTSANNNSTGTANNANGNGNNNSNNNANANGNSNSSNNNGTGNSNNNNNNNDSTTTHHGGGNQIGGSATSPLYGSMTRLMYISPLTPPISDPGSPIGAPPRRTPPPPYPQPSIMNAPHRIQAPSITTKFNRRNNPELEKRRVHHCDFIGCTKVYTKSSHLKAHQRIHTGEKPYQCQWPECEWRFARSDELTRHYRKHTGAKPFKCAVCERSFARSDHLALHMKRHLPKQHAK; via the exons ATGCGGCACGTCGTTGCCAAGAGTGATCCCGGTTTTGCCACAGGGATCACCCTGCAACGACTTTTCAGTGACTCATGCGCGTCATTGCGTAACTGCTCCTGCTCGATAACGATAATCTTCCTCCTCCGAGCGACCATGATCGTCGATCATCGTGCGCGTGGAGTAGCGGCGATCGTGATCACAAGGGACGAGCGAGACGGCGAATCATCCGACCGCTGCACCTGGAAATTTAATAAG ACATCGGACCTGGACACTTTGCTATGTAGACAGGATCTCGACCGACTGCAGAAGCTCGACGAAGATGACCCGGAGAAGGAGCCGAGGGAGTCCTCGGTGCAAATGGAGGACTTTTTCGAGGTTGGTGGGCCGGTGTGTCGACCGCAGGCGAGCTTCGTCTCGTCGAGGAGTCAACCCGCGggaaacgacgacgacgtgTTCCTCAGGCCGCCGCTCTGGGAGGATATTACCTCGAGTATACAAAAACTGGACCCGGAGAACGCCGACATGCTGGGCTCGCAGTCGCACGTCAAAATGGAGACCGACGACGTCTCGTCGCCGGTATTGTCGCCTGTCGAGATCAAAACCGAGCCGCTACCTCCGCCACCGACCTTGCACCTCCTCGAAGGACCCGCTTCGAACTCGGTGTCGGGCTACGCGAACGGTCATCCGAACCCTCCAACCGGCCCGCAAGTCGTCCATCACCGGACCGCGCCTGCCGCTTTCAAGACTTTTCCCcctaacaacaacaacaacaataacaacaacaacaacaacagcacgAGCGCCAATAACAACAGCACCGGTACCGCCAACAACGCCAATGGCAACGgtaacaacaacagcaacaacaacgcCAATGCGAACGGtaacagcaacagcagcaacaatAACGGTACCGGGAACagcaacaacaataataacaacaacgaCTCGACGACGACTCACCACGGAGGCGGGAATCAGATCGGTGGCAGCGCGACGTCACCGCTCTACGGCTCGATGACTAGGTTAATGTACATTTCCCCGCTCACGCCGCCGATTTCCGATCCTGGATCACCGATAGGGGCTCCACCGAGGCGGACGCCGCCTCCACCCTATCCACAGCCGTCCATTATGAATGCTCCTCATAGGATTCAGGCACCGAGCATCACCACGAAATTCAACAGGCGAAACAATCCCGAGCTGGAAAAGAGACGCGTTCATCACTGTGATTTCATAG GTTGTACAAAGGTCTACACGAAGAGTTCGCATTTAAAGGCGCATCAGCGGATACACACAG GTGAAAAACCGTACCAGTGTCAGTGGCCAGAGTGCGAATGGCGATTCGCCAGAAGCGACGAATTAACTCGTCACTATCGAAAGCACACCGGTGCGAAGCCCTTCAAGTGTGCCGTGTGCGAGCGTTCCTTCGCCAGAAGCGATCACCTAGCACTCCACATGAAACGGCATCTTCCGAAGCAGCACGCCAAGTGA
- the LOC122569772 gene encoding Kruppel-like factor 2 isoform X8 — protein sequence MQTSDLDTLLCRQDLDRLQKLDEDDPEKEPRESSVQMEDFFEVGGPVCRPQASFVSSRSQPAGNDDDVFLRPPLWEDITSSIQKLDPENADMLGSQSHVKMETDDVSSPVLSPVEIKTEPLPPPPTLHLLEGPASNSVSGYANGHPNPPTGPQVVHHRTAPAAFKTFPPNNNNNNNNNNNNSTSANNNSTGTANNANGNGNNNSNNNANANGNSNSSNNNGTGNSNNNNNNNDSTTTHHGGGNQIGGSATSPLYGSMTRLMYISPLTPPISDPGSPIGAPPRRTPPPPYPQPSIMNAPHRIQAPSITTKFNRRNNPELEKRRVHHCDFIGCTKVYTKSSHLKAHQRIHTGEKPYQCQWPECEWRFARSDELTRHYRKHTGAKPFKCAVCERSFARSDHLALHMKRHLPKQHAK from the exons ATG CAGACATCGGACCTGGACACTTTGCTATGTAGACAGGATCTCGACCGACTGCAGAAGCTCGACGAAGATGACCCGGAGAAGGAGCCGAGGGAGTCCTCGGTGCAAATGGAGGACTTTTTCGAGGTTGGTGGGCCGGTGTGTCGACCGCAGGCGAGCTTCGTCTCGTCGAGGAGTCAACCCGCGggaaacgacgacgacgtgTTCCTCAGGCCGCCGCTCTGGGAGGATATTACCTCGAGTATACAAAAACTGGACCCGGAGAACGCCGACATGCTGGGCTCGCAGTCGCACGTCAAAATGGAGACCGACGACGTCTCGTCGCCGGTATTGTCGCCTGTCGAGATCAAAACCGAGCCGCTACCTCCGCCACCGACCTTGCACCTCCTCGAAGGACCCGCTTCGAACTCGGTGTCGGGCTACGCGAACGGTCATCCGAACCCTCCAACCGGCCCGCAAGTCGTCCATCACCGGACCGCGCCTGCCGCTTTCAAGACTTTTCCCcctaacaacaacaacaacaataacaacaacaacaacaacagcacgAGCGCCAATAACAACAGCACCGGTACCGCCAACAACGCCAATGGCAACGgtaacaacaacagcaacaacaacgcCAATGCGAACGGtaacagcaacagcagcaacaatAACGGTACCGGGAACagcaacaacaataataacaacaacgaCTCGACGACGACTCACCACGGAGGCGGGAATCAGATCGGTGGCAGCGCGACGTCACCGCTCTACGGCTCGATGACTAGGTTAATGTACATTTCCCCGCTCACGCCGCCGATTTCCGATCCTGGATCACCGATAGGGGCTCCACCGAGGCGGACGCCGCCTCCACCCTATCCACAGCCGTCCATTATGAATGCTCCTCATAGGATTCAGGCACCGAGCATCACCACGAAATTCAACAGGCGAAACAATCCCGAGCTGGAAAAGAGACGCGTTCATCACTGTGATTTCATAG GTTGTACAAAGGTCTACACGAAGAGTTCGCATTTAAAGGCGCATCAGCGGATACACACAG GTGAAAAACCGTACCAGTGTCAGTGGCCAGAGTGCGAATGGCGATTCGCCAGAAGCGACGAATTAACTCGTCACTATCGAAAGCACACCGGTGCGAAGCCCTTCAAGTGTGCCGTGTGCGAGCGTTCCTTCGCCAGAAGCGATCACCTAGCACTCCACATGAAACGGCATCTTCCGAAGCAGCACGCCAAGTGA
- the LOC122569775 gene encoding SNAPIN protein homolog, producing the protein MDVDTASDNTSIDDKIDDFCENPTRDALTEGLMSLLKPTVDQLDERIRATRICQIELKQRIESLTEELQRINEVLQCPLETDSYVKKLINAKHKITIVSNILQSTQERLNKIHQAVEKNTVKRKALLDRSSPYGNASNILSTEEQVEVEKGANVSKEYE; encoded by the exons ATGGATGTGGATACAGCGAGTGATAATACGTCCATCGATGACAAGATAGACGATTTTTGTGAGAATCCAACGAGAGATGCTCTAACAGAAGGTCTTATGAGCCTTTTGAAACCTACAGTGGATCAATTAGACGAAAGAATTCGTGCCACAAG AATATGTCAAATAGAATTAAAGCAACGAATTGAATCGTTGACGGAAGAATTGCAGAGGATCAACGAAGTATTGCAGTGTCCGCTGGAAACAGATTCTTATGTTAAAAAGTTGATCAACGCTAAACATAAAATCACAATTGTTAGTAACATTTTACAAAGTACGCAAGAGCGATTGAACAAAATTCACCAAGCAGTGGAGAAAAATACAGTAAAAAGGAAAGCTTTACTGGATCGTAGCTCTCCATATGGTAATGCCTCTAATATTTTAAGTACAGAAGAACAAGTGGAAGTAGAAAAAGGGGCTAACGTTTCTAAAGAATATGAATGA
- the LOC122569774 gene encoding methyltransferase N6AMT1: protein MNTPIVRLSDKDLESVYEPSEDSFLLIDALEADLEVLKATKPVMCLEIGSGSGIVITALAMALKKHCQSYHLAIDISIDACKISKKTAAENLVEIDIVQMDLLNCIRSDSVFDIVIFNPPYVVTSDDEISNEQILFKAWAGGTNGRKVMERVFPKIPDILSNTGIFYLLVIKENDPENILRTFMDLNMVGKIVAERKIRGEHLYILSFTKIK from the coding sequence ATGAATACACCGATAGTTAGATTATCGGATAAAGATTTGGAATCAGTTTACGAACCTTCAGAGGATTCCTTCCTCTTGATAGATGCCTTAGAAGCTGATTTAGAGGTCCTAAAAGCTACAAAACCTGTGATGTGTTTAGAGATAGGTAGTGGATCTGGTATTGTAATTACGGCTCTGGCAATGGCATTGAAGAAACACTGCCAGTCTTACCATCTTGCGATCGATATCAGTATCGATgcgtgtaaaatttcaaagaaaactGCTGCCGAAAATTTGGTAGAGATAGATATCGTACAGatggatttattaaattgcataCGTAGCGATAGCGTTTTTGATATCGTGATATTTAATCCACCGTATGTGGTGACCAGCgacgatgaaatttctaacGAGCAGATTTTGTTCAAAGCTTGGGCAGGTGGTACAAATGGTAGAAAGGTTATGGAACGAGTGTTTCCTAAAATTCCTGATATTCTATCGAACActggaatattttatctgttaGTTATTAAAGAGAACGATCCCGAAAACATTTTACGTACATTTATGGATTTGAACATGGTAGGCAAGATAGtagcagaaagaaaaatcaggGGAGAgcatttgtatatattaagttttacgaaaataaaataa